A DNA window from Actinomadura coerulea contains the following coding sequences:
- the tsaE gene encoding tRNA (adenosine(37)-N6)-threonylcarbamoyltransferase complex ATPase subunit type 1 TsaE, producing the protein MKAVTVTVPTAEDMRELGLRLAGLLRAGDLLVMTGHLGAGKTTLTQGIGEGLKVRGPITSPTFVIARVHPSLAGGPSLVHVDAYRLGGFAELDDLDLDASVEDSVTIVEWGEGLAEGLADDRLEVIISRGEGPGEGREVRIVGVGDRWSDLQLGPE; encoded by the coding sequence GTGAAAGCCGTCACCGTCACCGTCCCGACCGCCGAGGACATGCGCGAGCTCGGCCTGCGCCTGGCCGGGCTGCTGCGGGCGGGCGACCTGCTCGTGATGACGGGCCACCTCGGCGCGGGCAAGACGACCCTCACGCAGGGCATCGGGGAGGGGCTGAAGGTGCGCGGCCCGATCACCTCGCCCACGTTCGTCATCGCGCGGGTGCATCCGTCGCTGGCCGGCGGCCCCTCGCTGGTGCACGTGGACGCCTACCGGCTGGGCGGTTTCGCGGAACTGGACGATCTCGATCTCGACGCGTCGGTCGAGGATTCGGTGACGATCGTGGAATGGGGAGAAGGGCTCGCCGAGGGCCTCGCCGACGACCGGCTGGAAGTGATCATTTCTCGCGGAGAAGGCCCCGGCGAGGGGCGCGAGGTAAGGATCGTCGGGGTCGGTGATCGCTGGTCGGACCTGCAACTCGGCCCCGAATGA
- a CDS encoding alpha/beta fold hydrolase, with amino-acid sequence MDSRNRRRIGLAGVVAGVGAAGVGAAVGLRHLAVGRVRLRPDPDAAEPFGELRGRELAVRADDGVPLHVEVDGPDDADLTVVFCHGYTLNQDSWHYQRRDLRGSLRLVFWDQRSHGRSGRGRPGDATIEQTGDDLRAVLDATVPPDRPVVLVGHSMGGMSIMALADRHPGLFGSRVVGVALVNTSCGDMGEMTLGLPLLLAKAVRPLAPGTLRGLGRRAELVDKARGLGADLAFVVTRKMAFADKYVSPSVVGFLEQMIRETPIDVIAEYYPALMAHDKIGCLDVLRGVPTLVLAGGRDRLTPAEHARRIAAALPDAELVEVEEAGHVLPLEYPGVVTGGLRRLVERVRPAYEEEERTA; translated from the coding sequence ATGGACAGCAGGAACAGGCGCAGGATCGGCCTCGCCGGTGTCGTCGCGGGCGTGGGCGCCGCGGGGGTGGGCGCGGCGGTCGGGCTGCGGCACCTCGCCGTCGGCCGGGTGCGGCTGCGCCCGGACCCCGACGCGGCCGAGCCCTTCGGCGAACTGCGCGGGCGGGAGCTGGCCGTCCGGGCGGACGACGGCGTCCCGCTGCACGTGGAGGTGGACGGCCCCGACGACGCCGACCTCACCGTCGTGTTCTGCCACGGCTACACCCTCAACCAGGACTCGTGGCACTACCAGCGCCGAGACCTGCGGGGTTCGCTGCGGCTGGTGTTCTGGGACCAGCGCAGCCACGGCCGTTCGGGACGCGGCAGGCCGGGGGACGCGACGATCGAGCAGACCGGCGACGACCTGCGCGCGGTGCTGGACGCGACCGTTCCGCCGGACCGCCCGGTCGTCCTCGTGGGGCACTCCATGGGCGGTATGTCGATCATGGCGCTGGCGGACCGGCATCCCGGGCTGTTCGGGTCGCGGGTCGTGGGCGTGGCGCTGGTGAACACCTCCTGCGGCGACATGGGGGAGATGACGCTGGGCCTGCCGCTGCTGCTGGCGAAGGCCGTCCGGCCGCTCGCCCCGGGGACGCTGCGCGGCCTCGGCCGCCGCGCCGAGCTGGTCGACAAGGCCCGCGGGCTGGGCGCCGACCTGGCGTTCGTCGTCACGCGGAAGATGGCGTTCGCCGACAAGTACGTCAGTCCCTCGGTGGTGGGCTTCCTGGAGCAGATGATCAGGGAGACGCCGATCGACGTGATCGCGGAGTACTACCCGGCGCTGATGGCGCACGACAAGATCGGGTGTCTGGACGTCCTGCGCGGCGTGCCGACGCTGGTGCTGGCGGGCGGCCGGGACCGGCTGACCCCCGCGGAGCACGCCCGCCGGATCGCCGCGGCGCTGCCGGACGCCGAACTGGTAGAGGTGGAGGAGGCCGGGCACGTGCTGCCGCTGGAGTACCCGGGCGTGGTGACCGGGGGGCTGCGCCGGCTGGTCGAACGGGTCCGTCCCGCGTACGAGGAAGAGGAGCGCACCGCGTGA
- the alr gene encoding alanine racemase, with translation MRVPAEARVDLGAIGHNIGVLRERAAGAEVMAMVKAEAYGHGLVEAARAALAGGASWLGVAKLAEALRLRDAGITVRTLVCLGVPGEPYEEAVARDVDLTVGAVWLLDEVVRAAELSGREARIHLKADTGMSRGGARGDGWEALVDAALKAEATGHVRVAGVMSHFACADEPGHPSIAAQVGAFTEMVAHAEKAGARFEVRHLANSAAALTLPEARFDLVRPGIATYGLTPVPALGGFGLRPAMTLVADAALVKRVPAGSGVSYGHTYHTERETTLAVVPVGYGDGIPRNGSNVLEVLAGGHRRTIAGRVCMDQFVVDIGDDPLTAGDEIVLFGPGDRGEPTAQEWAEALGTISYEIVTRIGARVPRAYPGGGL, from the coding sequence ATGAGGGTTCCTGCGGAGGCACGGGTCGATCTCGGCGCCATCGGCCACAACATCGGGGTGCTGCGCGAGCGCGCGGCGGGCGCCGAGGTGATGGCCATGGTGAAGGCCGAGGCGTACGGGCACGGGCTGGTGGAGGCCGCCCGGGCGGCGCTCGCCGGCGGCGCGTCCTGGCTGGGCGTCGCGAAGCTGGCGGAGGCACTGCGCCTGCGGGACGCGGGCATCACCGTCCGGACGCTGGTCTGCCTCGGCGTTCCCGGCGAGCCCTACGAGGAGGCCGTCGCGCGGGACGTGGACCTGACCGTGGGGGCGGTCTGGCTGCTGGACGAGGTCGTCCGGGCGGCGGAGCTGTCCGGACGCGAGGCGCGGATCCACCTCAAGGCCGACACGGGCATGTCGCGCGGGGGTGCGCGGGGCGACGGGTGGGAGGCGCTGGTCGACGCGGCGCTCAAGGCGGAGGCCACCGGGCACGTGCGGGTGGCCGGGGTCATGTCGCACTTCGCCTGCGCGGACGAGCCCGGCCACCCCTCGATCGCGGCGCAGGTCGGCGCGTTCACCGAGATGGTCGCGCACGCGGAGAAGGCGGGGGCGCGGTTCGAGGTCCGCCACCTCGCGAACTCGGCGGCGGCGCTGACGCTGCCGGAGGCGCGGTTCGACCTCGTCCGGCCCGGCATCGCGACGTACGGGCTGACGCCGGTGCCGGCGCTCGGCGGGTTCGGGCTGCGGCCCGCGATGACGCTCGTGGCGGACGCGGCGCTGGTCAAGCGGGTTCCGGCGGGCAGCGGAGTGTCGTACGGTCACACCTACCACACCGAGCGGGAGACCACGCTGGCCGTGGTGCCCGTGGGGTACGGCGACGGCATCCCGCGGAACGGGTCGAACGTCCTGGAGGTCCTCGCGGGCGGGCACCGCAGGACGATCGCGGGGCGGGTCTGCATGGACCAGTTCGTCGTCGACATCGGAGACGACCCGCTCACGGCGGGGGACGAGATCGTCCTGTTCGGCCCGGGGGACCGGGGCGAGCCGACCGCGCAGGAGTGGGCGGAGGCACTGGGGACGATCTCGTATGAGATCGTCACCCGCATCGGAGCCCGGGTACCGAGGGCGTACCCGGGAGGGGGGCTGTAG